Below is a genomic region from Leptotrichia shahii.
TATATGCGGCAGTTTTGAATAATATGGCAACTTTTTATTTTGAAGAGAATGAATACGAAAAGGCATTGAAATTATTCGAGGAAAGTGCAGAAATCTGTGAAAAAACATTTGGAAAGGAAAGTAATAATTATAAAAATATTTTGGAAAATATTCAAATTGTAAAAGAAAAAATGGTTTAGATTTTTTTAGAAGGAGAAAAAATGGATTCAAATAAAATAAAAGGACTGGAACTTTCAAGGAAATATTTTGAAGAAATTTATCTGCCAGTTATAAAAAGTGAGTTTTCAGAAGTTTTTGAAAAAATGGCGGCTGGACTTGCGGGAGAAGGTTCAGAATGTTTTGGATTTGATGATGAGATTTCGCAGGATCATGATTTTGGACCGTCTTGCTGTATTTGGCTAACTTCGGAGGATTATGGGAAATATGGGCTGAATTTGCAAAAAAGGCTTAATGAACTACCTAAGGAATTCTTGGGATTTAGGGCATTGAATGTGAGTGAATTTGGAGATGGACGACGTGGAGTTCTGAATATGGATGATTGGTTTTTTAAGTTTTTGGGGGATATGAAAGCACCTGAAAATTTGTATGATTGGAGATTGATTCCAGAAGAATTGCTTTCCACGGCGGTTAATGGGGAAGTTTTTTTAGATAATTTGGGAAAATTTACAAAAATTAGAAGTGACTTGGAAAAATATTTTCCAGAAGATATACGGCTTAATAAAATAGCCACAAGATGTATGAAAATGGCACAATCTGGGCAATATAACTATTTGCGGTGTATGAGGAGAAATGAGATTGTGTCGGCAAGACTGGCAGAAACTGAATTTATAAATGAGACAATTCATATAATTTTTTTATTAAATAAAAAGTATAAGCTGTTTTATAAATGGATGCCAAAAGCCTTGAAAAATTTAAAAATTTTAGGAGAAAAAACGTATTTTCTAATTGAGGAATTAGTAAAATTGCCAGTTGGTGCAGTAAATCGAAAATTTCAAATTATTGAAGAAATAAGTGCTAATGTGATTTTAGAATTGAAATATCAAAATATTGTTCCACGACAATTAACAAGTGATTTTTTACAGGATTACGGACCTTTTGTGCAAAATAAAATAGAAGACGAAAAGTTAAGAAACTGGAATCCTGCGATGGATTAATGTAAAAAATATTAGATATATTCAATAACTATACTTAGGATTTAATAAATAAAATATCCTGAAGCAAGGGGGTCTTGACCCCTTGTAAAGACAAAAAAACTTAGTTTATCGAACATATATCTATTATATTTTATAAAATAATTATGGATTTAAAAATAGGAGAATCAAAAATGGAAATAGAAGTTAGTAAAAAAGAAAGTTTTATTAGACAAATTTTAAAAAGAGAATGGGAATTTTTTCAAAATGTGCATCATACAGAAGGAAGAGCAGAATGTCAAGATAATCCACAGGAATTTGAAATTATGAGAAGAAGCCAATGGGAAACACTGCCTGATGAAATCTTGGAAAGTTATCTGGAAGACTTGATTTTAGCAAAACATCGTGGCGAAAACATCGTTCAGGATAAATATGCCAGAATGATGAAATATAGTGCTCCAAAAGAATATGAAGTAATCAAAAACTATTTACCTGAAATTTCACAAGAAAAAAAAGAATTAATTCAAAAAATAGTAAAAATTTATTTACATTGGGAAGAAGAAATAATAGAAAAATATCCAAAACTTACCGCAAAAGGTCGTCCTTTACACTCAAAATATGATACTCCAAATTATACTTCAATTGAAACTTATTTAAAGGGAGAATTATCTTCATATTCAATAAAAACTTTAAAATTGTATTACGAATATATCCAAAACTGCGTTTCAAATAATATAAATTTAGCAGAAAATAATTTGGAAAATATTGTGCTGGAAAAAGGATACAAAACAATTGAAGAAGCGGAAGAAAGTTTGTAAAAAATAGTTTAAATTTTTTTTGAATAATAAATTTTTCTTATCTAACAAGGGGTAAAAATCCCCTTGTTATTAAAATGAAATATTGTTTTTTTATTAAATTAATATTATAGATTTATTCGATAACTATACAAACTCAGAATTTATCAAAATAAATATCCTAAAACAAAGCGTCTTGACCCCTTGTGGAGATAAAAAACTTAGTTTATCAAACACATATTTTATAAACCGTGTTCTTCCAATATCAATATAGTATTATATTCTACTTCCACTTCTCGCGAACCTCTATCCATTGCCATTTTATATATTTTTCACCTTCTATTATTTTTCCTTTTTTTCCTTAAGTGCCATTAACCCCTCATTTTTTCTAATTCTGATTACTTGTATTTAATACTTTTTAAAATTTTATTTTTTATTTAAATATTTTTACACAACTTTTTATAATCATTATTTATCCAGTTTCTATAATTTATCCAAATTGCATCATAAAGCGGTTCGCCTATCAATTTTTGAATATATAATTTCCCTTCTGGAAAATATTTTTTATTATGGACTTGTATAGTAGTAACAACCTGATAAATATCATCGTGCGGAATAGTTTTATAGTCTTTCGTTGATAGCAAAGGAAGCAAATAGCACTCATTATCAAAATCATACACCCAATCATCCACTAATCTGACATTATAACCACAATGTATCATTCTATCAAACAAAACTTCAGCCATCGTAAAGGCAAAATCTCCCTCGTGTCCTCTATCCATTTCCTTCAAATTACCAAAATTTTCTTCCAGTTTTTTCCAAGAAGGTTTTTCAACATATTTTAGCTTAATTTTAGGCAAAAATTCAAATTCCGTTATTTTTAACCACTCACTTTTCTCAAATTTATTGTCAAGTACGAAAAATATTTGACTTTTACTATATTCATAATCCTTCCAGTTTTTTAGAATTTCTCTATAATAAAGTTCAGTATTTCCTTCTGGATTTAATTCATTACCGTATAAACGATTATCATCTATACGGCAATCTACATAAAAATCACCTTTATCAAATTCTTCAAGATAGCTTCCGTAATTATTATATGGATATTTTAAAAGAGAAATGTCAACTTTAGAATTTTTTAATGAAATTTTTTCTTTAATAAGTGAAAATATATTTGATAAAAAATTTTCTTCCCTTTCTTTTCCTTGATATTTTTCTTCATCATAGTTATATATTGTTTTTACATTTCCAGAAACAATGATTTTCTTCTTTCCATTAATTTCTATTCTTCTCAAATCTGTTTTATCGGGATTTACTAATTTTAAATAATTAAGTCTATCATAATTGAACCAGTTTTCAAAAGCCTGTACCAAGGAATCTTTATAATTAAGGTTCATTTGAGATCCATTCCAATTTTTCATTCCTTCAGGAAAATATTTTTCGTGAAAAAGATGAATATTAATGCTCACTGACATTTTTTTATCAGTAGTTCCACCCCCGACAAATAAAGGCAATAAGTAATATCCAGTTTCAATCTCATGAATATACTGATATTCTCCTATTTCCTTCAATTCCACTTTTATTCCTTTTTCCGTCAGAAATTCAGAAAATACTTCTGCAATCTTCATTTTTTCTGGACTTTCATAATAATAATCCAAAAGCTGCTGTGTATCGTATTCTAATACACTAGGCAATTTGTTTTCAAACTCGCTTAAATTCTTATTCACAAAAAATTCCTCCTAGTTTTTGTCAAATTATTTCAAAGCCATTTCAGTACAAATTAACCAAATTTCAATTATTTTATTGCATGCTTTCTTCTGCAATCTCCATCTGCACTGAAATATCCTCTTCTTCATAATTAAAGACTCTTTCAATTCTGTCTTTCAAAATTTTCAAATATTTTTCCTTGTATTCTTCATTTCGTTGCATTTTATTAATTTCACATTCCCAAATCGTAATCACACTAATATCCATCTCAAAAAGCTTCTCACGAACCTTAATATCCCTCTCTACATTTCTCCTAAACTTCTTTTCCCAATATTCAGCATGTGTCTTAGGAAAAGTTGCAATTTTACAATTTTCATGCCTATGCCAAAAACATCCGTTCACAAATATTGCAGTATTGTATTTCAATATAAAAATGTCAGGCGTTCCTGGAAGCCGTGAATAATTCACTCTATATCTATACCCCATTTTATAAAGCAATTTACGAATATAAATTTCAGGTTTAGTGTTTTTAGATTTTATTCTTGCCATGTTCTGGCTTCTTGTGAGAGGTTTTTTCTTTTTCATTTTTCCACATCCTTATGGACATTTATCCGGGATTCAACTATACATGCTCTTCCTATTAGTGCTGTAAGTGCTAATATCGCTGTTCCCAGTATTACTTGCACAAAAAACTTAACATTATAATGCAAAATATCAATAAAAATAGTAATTTCTATTTTTTTATAAATTTCATAAAATCACCTTTTACTTATTTTTTAATTGCATCTAAAAACTCATCAAAACTATCAGAAATTGCACAAAAAAAGAATAATTCATAAATATTAATATACACTTCTCCAGTTCTTCTTTCAATGAATAACATAAATTCTTCATCTTCTGCAATTGGAATCAGATCTTCTTTTTTAAACTCTTCAATTTCTGTTTCTCCAAATAACATTTTATACATTTGAAACCAATGTTTCTGCTCATTTTTTACTTCTTCATCTTCAAAAAACAATTTATTTGGAATGTCTATTTCCATTTCATCAATATTGTATTTTTCATTTAACAGTTCACCAACTACTTCCTTTTTCATCCCTGTAAACATTGGCAAATATGAAAAACAGTAATCCTTTATTTCGTCAATTGTTTTTTTAGAAATTTTATATTTTGCACGATTTTTTATAGCTAAAGCATCAAATTTTTCAACTTCATCTTTATATTTTTTAATATTTATTTTATCCAAAAATTCCGAATTAAAATATTCTCTTTCCTCATTTTTTCTTTTCCAAGAATTTTCATAATCAATTATATTATTTTCCATTAAACTCTCAATTCTTCCCTATCCTCAACAATCTCATCCTTATATCTATCCAAAATCGGATTAATCTCATTATTAATAAAATCCTCTGTTTGTTGTCCAGCAAATCCAGTATAATTAGCAGAAACCAAGATTCCTTCCATATCTTCTGCTTTAAGTCCCAATCTGCCGTCTTTTATGATTCTGTCAATTAATCTGTTAGGATTTCCATTCAATTTAATTTCCTTTGTTTCTTCCATCGAAAGTTCTCTTATGATTTCATGAACTTCCTGTCTATCCATTCCTTTTTTAACTGATTCCATAATGATATTTTCAGTTGCCATAAATGGTAATTCCTTTTGAATATTTGCTTCAATTACTTTTGGATAAACGACAACTCCGTCCATAATGTTAAGCCAAATAATTAAGATTGCATCAACTGCCAAGAATGCTTGTGGAATTGAAAGTCTTTTACTTGCAGAATCGTCCAATGTTCTTTCAAACCATTGTGTTGAAAAAACTAATGCTCCTGTTTGTGAGCTTGAAATTACATATTTTGCAAGTGATGAAATTCTTTCACTTCTCATTGGATTTCTCTTGTATGCCATCGCACTTGACCCAATTTGATTTTTTTCAAACGGTTCTTCTAATTCCTTCAAATGCTGCAATAGTCTAAAATCATTTGTAAATTTGTGAGAAGATTGAGCAATATTTGACAATAAATTCAAGATTTGCGCATCCACTTTTCTATCATAAGTTTGTCCTGAAACACCTTGTTTTTTACGAAATCCAGCTTTTTCAGTAACCAATTCATCCAACTGTTTTACTTTTTCAAAATCTCCTTCAAACAATTCTTTAAAACTAGCCTGAGTCCCTGTAGTCCCTTTAACTCCTCTAAATCTCAAGTTTTCAAGTCTAAATTCCAGCTCCTCAAAATCAAGAAGTAACGAATGAAGCCACAAAGTCGCTCTTTTCCCAACAGTAGTAAGCTGTGCCGCTTGGAAATGAGTAAATCCTAAAGTTGGCAAATCTTTGTACTGCAATGCAAAATCTCTCATTTTTTCAATCAAAGTAAGCATTCTTCTTTTAATAACTAAAAGCCCTTCCTTAATTTGAATCAAATCAGTATTATCCCCAACATACGCACTTGTTGCTCCCAAGTGAATGATTTTTCTCGCATTTTTCGCCTGTTCTCCATAAGTATGAACATGAGCCATCACATCGTGTCTCAATTTTTTCTCAAATTCTGCCGCAACTTCAAAATCCACATCATCCTTAAATTTTTTAAGTTCCTCAATCTGCTCATCCGTAATAAAATCAAGCCCAAGCTCTTTCTCAGCCTCCGCCAAATTAATCCATAGCTTTCTCCAAGTTCTAAACTTAAACTCAGGTGAAAAAATGTGCAACATTTCCTTACTTGAATATCTCTCCGCCAACGGATTTGAATATATACTCATATTTTCCATTTTCTCAATTCCTCCTAATTATTTTTATTTGTTTTTCTCTATAGTTAATACAACTTACCTTCATTAAAAAAAATTTATTACTTATTAGTTACTAATGGTATAAGTTCTTTTCAAGATTTTTTAAAGATTCTTCAATAGGCATTGTGGAATTTGTATCTGCATCCAAAATAGAAATCGCCCCATCCTTAAAAGAAATTTTCTTCACTTCATCTTTATTCACACTAAGACTAAAATCAAATGGTTTGTATTTAATTCCTTCATCACTTTCATAAAATCCAATTACAAATATCTCTTGATCACTATAAACAAAATTTTCCAACATTTTTTTAAAAATCACTTTACTTACAATAATTTTAGGATTTTTGCCATTTACTTGAAAGTCTTTTTCTGTATAAACTTTTTTATTATTTCCAGTTGCCTTAAAATTTTCATATTCCAATTCTATTTTATTTTTATCAGTTTTTGAAACTCTGGTTCCAACTAATTTCAATGTAATCGTATTAAAAGATAAATTTTGTGCAACACTTTCATTCACAGTTTTATCAATTTTAGACTTTTTATCATTTTGTGCTGAAACTGAAAACGAAACAATCCCAATACCTAGCATCAACATTATCAGTATTTTTTTCATTGCCTATTCCCTTCTTATTCAAAATACAGTATTTTTTCTTTTACATCTTTAAATACTACATTTGTTATTTCACAACTTCCCCATTCCAATCTTTTATTCCACCAAAATCAATCACATTTGTATAACCTTTTTCAATCAATTTTAATGCTGCTTCCCTACTTCGTCTTCCACTTCTGCAATAAACTAGAATTAAATCGTCTTTATTTTTCAATTTTATTTCTGCTTCATTTTCAATAGTTTCCAGTGGAACAGAAATCGCATTTGGAATATGCCCTTCATTATATTCTTCCAAAGTTCTAACATCTACAACTATAACTTTTTGAGTTTCCATCATCTTTTTTGCTTCATCTGAAGTTATCTTTTTATATTCTGCTTTTTTTCCATTTTTTGATTCTTTTGACATTGTTAAACTCTGTTTTTCATTTCCTGTTTTACTACAAGAAAATTCAAATACAGAAAATAATCCAATCATTGTCAGCAACATTATTTTTCTTATCTTCATTTTATCTCTCCATTTCATTATCCAAATTTTTTATTTCATAATTTTTTCTCAAATTCAATATCTTGTTTTTCTTTTATAAAATTCTTATTTCTATCCAAAAGTCTTTCCCTAAATTCCAAAACTTTATCTTCATAATTTTCTATATTAGCAAGATACAGAAATAATTTCAGATTATCTGTATCCAATTTAAAAAAACTTCCTTTTTTTCAAGTAAAGATTTGTTTACTTTATTATAAAAAGTTAAATATGATTTATCTTCACTGTATTTAATAATATTTCTTTTTGGAATAAAAAATTTATATTTCTCTTTTTTTTCATTATTATCAAATTCATAAAAATCTTTTTCTGAAATAAATTCTTCTAGTCTTATTTTAAGTTCTTCTTCTATTCCCGAGTAATGATTATAAATTTTCAGTTGTCGTTCTAAAGATGAAAAATCAATAGTTGAAGCATTAGAACTGTTAAGAATATTTATAAAAATTAAAATTAATAAAATTTTTTTTCATAATTCGATATTCCTTATCAAATTTCTGTTCTACTTCACAAACTCTCCCAAATCATATCTATAAATATTCTGACTTCTTTCAGGCCCTACTGAAATCATTGAGATTTTACATTTCAATTTATTTTCAATATATTCAACATATTTTTTACAGTTTTCAGGCAAGTCTTCGTAATTTTTTATTTGAGTAATATCTTCTTTCCAGCCATCTAGTTCATCGTAAATTATTTTCAAATCTTTAGATTTTCTCAAGTTTCCAGGATAAGAATGGCATACTTTTCCATCAATTTCGTAACCTACTGCCACTTTTATTTTTTCAAATCCAGTCAATACATCCAGTTTTGTCAATACAATATCTGTTAATCCGTCAATTAAGACTGCATATCTTCCAATTACCAAGTCAAGCCATCCACATCTTCTAGGACGCCCAGTTGTCGCACCAAATTCGTGTCCAACTTTTCTCAAAGTTTCTCCATCTTCATTTTCCAATTCTGTAGGGAAAGGGCCTTCTCCTACTCTTGTTGTGTAGGCTTTCATAACTCCAAGCACTCTTGAAATTTTTGTTGGTGCAACTCCAGTTCCTACCGTTACTCCACCAGATGTTGGCGATGATGAAGTTACATAAGGATAAGTTCCATAATCAATATCAAGCATTAACGCTTGTGCCCCTTCAAAAAGTACAACTTTTCCTTCTTCAATACCTTCATTAATTTCCACAACTGCATCAATAATTCTAAATTTAATTTTTTCAGCAAGTTTCATAAATTTATCATAAAGTTCTTCCAAATTGAAAGTTCCTTTACCATATCTAACTAACATATCATTTTTTTCATTTACATTCCAAGTAAGTTTATCTCTAAATCTTTCTGGCTCCAATAAATCTCCGATTCTAATTCCATTTCTAGCAATTTTGTCGATGTAGCAAGGTCCAATCCCTCTCTGAGTCGTACCAATTTTGTTTTTACCCATTGCTTCTTCTTTCGCCTTATCAATTTCAATATGATAAGGCATAATTACATGAGCTCTTTCATCAATAAATAAATTATCTAATTTTTTCCCTCTTTTTTCCAATTCATCTATTTCTTGCAGCAAAACTTCAATATCCACTACAACTCCAGCTCCAATTATACATTTTCCAGCTGAATTTATTATTCCTGATGGCAACAAATGTAAAATGAATTTTTCGTCGTTTACAACAACTGTATGTCCAGCGTTGTTTCCACCTTGAAACCTAACTACATAATCTGCTTTTGGAGATAAAACATCAATTATTTTACCTTTTCCTTCATCTCCCCATTGTGTTCCCACAATTACAAAAGTATTATTTTCCATAATTCATTCCTCCCAAATTTTTAGAATTCTCTTACTTATTTTATTGAAATGTAAAAAATTAAAAAAATTTATATGTTTCATCTAAATTAAAATTTTTATCTTTTTACTATTTATTTTACTATATTTATTAGTTTTTTTCAATATTGTCTTTGCTTTATTTCTAAAATAAGAAACTTTTTCTACCAAACTATTTTATCAACTAATGCAAGAATACTTAAAACTTTAATAATTTCCAAAATAAAATAGGCTGATATCGCCTATTTTTGTATTTTATTTTTTTAATTTATTATTTAACAGTTTTATTTTCAATCATTTTTTCAACTAAATTTCTAGCATGATCTCCAATTCTCGTAAAATGTGATACAACATCTATATAGTAAAGTCCAGCTTTTACATCGCATTCCTGCTTGCTCACACGTTTTATATGAGCTTTTCTTACTTCTTTTTCTTTTGCATAAAGTTTATTGTGCAAGTCAACTACTGTAAAGGCTTTTTCTGTATCATTGTTTTTAAGTGCTTCCTCAGCTGTTTCTATGATTTCTTTTGAAATTAAAAATAATTTTTGTACTTCTGCATGAGCTACTTTAGTAAATACCAACTTTTTCTTAATTTCATATCTAACATCTCTTACGATTCCAATTGCGTGATCTCCAATACGTTCCACATCACGGCACATATCCAAATACATGCTGATTTCTTCCCCATCTTTTTCAGTTATGTGTTCCTGTGACAACGTTGTCAAATATTTTGTAATTTCCTGATCAATATTATTTATTGATTCTTCTGTTTTTTCAACTTTTTCGGCAACTTTTTCATTATGTTCATGGAAAAAATCGATTGATCTGCTAAGATTTTTTACTGCAATTGAAATCATTGATAACATTTCCTGTTTTACTTGCCCCAATGCAATTGATGGTGTATGAACTAGGGCTGCATCCAAAAATCGTGGCTGATGTTCTACAACATCTTCATCTTTTTCTTTAATCAATTTTACAACAATGTATTCTAGAACACCAATAAATGGAAATAACAGAATTGTTGTTATGATATTAAATGAACCATGCGCAAATGCTATTGTAACCTTCGGATTCAAATGAAGAATTTTTGACATTGTTTCTACAAAAATTGAAAATGGCGATAACATAATCATAAAAAATATTGTTCCAATGACATTAAACATTGTATGTGACAATGCAAGCCTTTTTGCTGAAGTATTAGCACCAATTACTGCGATTATAGCTGTTATTGTTGTTCCAATATTATCTCCAAAAAGTACAGGCAGTGCAGCTTTCAACGTTATAAGATGCTCCTGATAGACATTCTGCAAAATACTAATTGTAGCACTTGAAGCCTGAACAAGCATTGTAATCATTGTTCCGATAAATACTCCCAAAATTGGACTATGGCTAAGTCTTACTGTCAGTTCTGTAAATGCTGGCAAATGTTTAAGTGGTTCCATTGCTTTAGACATCAACGTTAATGCAAAAAATATTCCTCCAAAACCAAATAAAATTCTACCTAAATTATTTATAAAATTATTTTTTACAAAAAACAGACATGCCGCTCCTAGAAATAATATCGGTAATGCATATTCAGTAATATTAAATCCAATAATAAATGTTGTGATTGTTGTACCGATATTGGCACCCATAATAATTCCGATAGCTTGTCGTAAAGTTAAAAGTCCTGCTCCAACTAATCCAATTGTAATAACTGATGTACCTGAACTTGACTGTATTAACGCTGTTACAAGTATTCCAACTAGAACTCCTAAAAATGGTGAAGTCGTATATTTATCCAAAATATATCTAAGTCTGTCTCCAGCCGCCATTTGCAGCCCGTCTCCCATATATTTTATACAGAATAGAAATAATCCTAATCCACCTAAAAATCCAAATGCCATTTGCTGATAGTTAATCGCATTCATCAAATCAATCCTCTCTTCATTTTTAATTTTTTATTTTAGCTTTAAAAATTCTATCACGTTGTATTTATACCATATTTTTTTTCAATTTGCTACTTTTTTTTACTAGAATTTCAAATAAAAAATAATATGTAATTCAAAATTTACAATACCTATCTTATTTGATACTATTTCCCATTTAAACAACATATTAGCTATAAATTTTTTGCAAGGATATCAAGACCCTTTGTTAGCAAATAATATAGAATATAATTTCTATTTTTTTAAAATGGGGTTTAGTATTATTAGTCCAGCTGCACTAGATAATTTCATTTTTTCTTATTTTTTTTAACAACTGTTCTTTATGTTTTTAGAATATATATCAAATAAAAATACATAAGTATTAAATATTTTAAAAGATTGAAAATAGATTTATTTTTCTAATAAATTTTAAATGAATTTAGTATTGATTCATAAAACTAATATAATTTTGTTCCACATTCTGGACAAAATTTACTTCCATTTGTCTTTGTTCCACATTCTGGACAGAATTTTGGAACAGTTGTATTTCCTGAAGATTGATTATTTTGTGATGCCTGATTATTATTATTTGGGGCTTGGTTTTGCTGATTCATCTGATTTGCCATCTGCTGTCCCATCATCATTCCCATTTGCATACCTGCAACGTTTCCA
It encodes:
- a CDS encoding Na/Pi cotransporter family protein, producing the protein MNAINYQQMAFGFLGGLGLFLFCIKYMGDGLQMAAGDRLRYILDKYTTSPFLGVLVGILVTALIQSSSGTSVITIGLVGAGLLTLRQAIGIIMGANIGTTITTFIIGFNITEYALPILFLGAACLFFVKNNFINNLGRILFGFGGIFFALTLMSKAMEPLKHLPAFTELTVRLSHSPILGVFIGTMITMLVQASSATISILQNVYQEHLITLKAALPVLFGDNIGTTITAIIAVIGANTSAKRLALSHTMFNVIGTIFFMIMLSPFSIFVETMSKILHLNPKVTIAFAHGSFNIITTILLFPFIGVLEYIVVKLIKEKDEDVVEHQPRFLDAALVHTPSIALGQVKQEMLSMISIAVKNLSRSIDFFHEHNEKVAEKVEKTEESINNIDQEITKYLTTLSQEHITEKDGEEISMYLDMCRDVERIGDHAIGIVRDVRYEIKKKLVFTKVAHAEVQKLFLISKEIIETAEEALKNNDTEKAFTVVDLHNKLYAKEKEVRKAHIKRVSKQECDVKAGLYYIDVVSHFTRIGDHARNLVEKMIENKTVK
- a CDS encoding very short patch repair endonuclease, whose protein sequence is MKKKKPLTRSQNMARIKSKNTKPEIYIRKLLYKMGYRYRVNYSRLPGTPDIFILKYNTAIFVNGCFWHRHENCKIATFPKTHAEYWEKKFRRNVERDIKVREKLFEMDISVITIWECEINKMQRNEEYKEKYLKILKDRIERVFNYEEEDISVQMEIAEESMQ
- a CDS encoding DUF4037 domain-containing protein, translating into MDSNKIKGLELSRKYFEEIYLPVIKSEFSEVFEKMAAGLAGEGSECFGFDDEISQDHDFGPSCCIWLTSEDYGKYGLNLQKRLNELPKEFLGFRALNVSEFGDGRRGVLNMDDWFFKFLGDMKAPENLYDWRLIPEELLSTAVNGEVFLDNLGKFTKIRSDLEKYFPEDIRLNKIATRCMKMAQSGQYNYLRCMRRNEIVSARLAETEFINETIHIIFLLNKKYKLFYKWMPKALKNLKILGEKTYFLIEELVKLPVGAVNRKFQIIEEISANVILELKYQNIVPRQLTSDFLQDYGPFVQNKIEDEKLRNWNPAMD
- a CDS encoding DUF4125 family protein translates to MEIEVSKKESFIRQILKREWEFFQNVHHTEGRAECQDNPQEFEIMRRSQWETLPDEILESYLEDLILAKHRGENIVQDKYARMMKYSAPKEYEVIKNYLPEISQEKKELIQKIVKIYLHWEEEIIEKYPKLTAKGRPLHSKYDTPNYTSIETYLKGELSSYSIKTLKLYYEYIQNCVSNNINLAENNLENIVLEKGYKTIEEAEESL
- the purB gene encoding adenylosuccinate lyase; this encodes MENMSIYSNPLAERYSSKEMLHIFSPEFKFRTWRKLWINLAEAEKELGLDFITDEQIEELKKFKDDVDFEVAAEFEKKLRHDVMAHVHTYGEQAKNARKIIHLGATSAYVGDNTDLIQIKEGLLVIKRRMLTLIEKMRDFALQYKDLPTLGFTHFQAAQLTTVGKRATLWLHSLLLDFEELEFRLENLRFRGVKGTTGTQASFKELFEGDFEKVKQLDELVTEKAGFRKKQGVSGQTYDRKVDAQILNLLSNIAQSSHKFTNDFRLLQHLKELEEPFEKNQIGSSAMAYKRNPMRSERISSLAKYVISSSQTGALVFSTQWFERTLDDSASKRLSIPQAFLAVDAILIIWLNIMDGVVVYPKVIEANIQKELPFMATENIIMESVKKGMDRQEVHEIIRELSMEETKEIKLNGNPNRLIDRIIKDGRLGLKAEDMEGILVSANYTGFAGQQTEDFINNEINPILDRYKDEIVEDREELRV
- a CDS encoding adenylosuccinate synthase; this translates as MENNTFVIVGTQWGDEGKGKIIDVLSPKADYVVRFQGGNNAGHTVVVNDEKFILHLLPSGIINSAGKCIIGAGVVVDIEVLLQEIDELEKRGKKLDNLFIDERAHVIMPYHIEIDKAKEEAMGKNKIGTTQRGIGPCYIDKIARNGIRIGDLLEPERFRDKLTWNVNEKNDMLVRYGKGTFNLEELYDKFMKLAEKIKFRIIDAVVEINEGIEEGKVVLFEGAQALMLDIDYGTYPYVTSSSPTSGGVTVGTGVAPTKISRVLGVMKAYTTRVGEGPFPTELENEDGETLRKVGHEFGATTGRPRRCGWLDLVIGRYAVLIDGLTDIVLTKLDVLTGFEKIKVAVGYEIDGKVCHSYPGNLRKSKDLKIIYDELDGWKEDITQIKNYEDLPENCKKYVEYIENKLKCKISMISVGPERSQNIYRYDLGEFVK
- a CDS encoding rhodanese-like domain-containing protein yields the protein MKIRKIMLLTMIGLFSVFEFSCSKTGNEKQSLTMSKESKNGKKAEYKKITSDEAKKMMETQKVIVVDVRTLEEYNEGHIPNAISVPLETIENEAEIKLKNKDDLILVYCRSGRRSREAALKLIEKGYTNVIDFGGIKDWNGEVVK